ATCATACATATCAAGAATCCTAAACAGCTTCTCTGAAGACCTTTGCCCAATTGCAACCGCCTCACCGAAATTCAAAAGCTGCATAACACACCCTTTGGTCGTCTCAACAAAACTGATCTCTTTAATCAATTCAGACTCACTAAAAACTTGTTCACACAACCGTTTTTCACCATACAAAAGAACTTTAACTACAATCTTCACAGCTTGAATCCATTTCTTCATTTTCTCATCCAAAATCTTCCATTCAATCCTCTGCACCTCCTCAATACTCAGTCTTTCAACACCTAAAATCGACAAACATTCATCCAACACATCCCTCCTAACATTACTATAAACCTGACAACATTCCTTCTCATATCCAGACCTAATCATTCGATCCGCAATCGATTTAAGCTCTTTAATAGCATCAGCCTGAACCAAATCAACATAAACATCACCTCCTAAACTCAAGCCTCTATCATGATAATAACCACTAcctccatcatcatcatcctctctaTAACTCTCAAATTCATCCCCAATTTCAATCTCGCTACCTGCAAACGACATAGAACCTCTACGAATCGATCCGTACAACTGATCTACATCTAAAGCAACAGTATTAGTAATCAATATATGTAAAAACTCATCTTCCAGTTTAGACATAGCTAACTGAAGCGCGTTTTCAGCTCGATCCATAACCTCACTATCGCAATCAGATTGAATATTTAGGGTTTCAGTTAAACTAATAATCGTATCAACAGCCTGTAAATAATCTGAAATTTCAGTAAGCGATGAATCACCGGAGTCCTGTCGCAGGATTAATTTCTCGGCGGTTGTAAACTGTTGATCGATTTCGCCACCGCCGTCGATTAAATCGGTGATGTTAGATAAACGGTTATCGAAGCTTGATAGAATCAGAATCATATCTTCAGTTGCTTTTGTATTGATGTTAAGGCTTTTAACGATCTGTTGAGCTGTTGCTAACACCCTGTCCTGTCCTTCAACGGTGGTTGCCATTAGATTGAGTGAAATTGAAGgagtatatgtgtgtgtttgtttGTGCTAAGGTTGATAGTGGATTAGAATTGTGAAATTAAGAAAGTGATAAGTGGATTGGAGTCGCCGGAAAAGATGGATTTAACCGGAGGAAAGGGGAAATGGCCGGCCGGACTTTAGGGTATGTTAAAAAACTAGGTATTTTAGGAAAGGggatttttatttatatatgtagtgcggtggtggtggtgggttggaGTAGTGGAATGGAAATATGGAATTGTGGGGGGTTGTCAGTTAGTAAAATATGGTCTTCTGGTAACTTCAAAGTTTGACTTGTATATTTTGGTTAACTAGTTTTCAAGAGCTTCCGAAAATTGTTGTATCCTAATAAGTtgagaaaaaaataaaatttacaaATGTAAATTTATTATAAAGgatatttttttttacatactATTATcagtgttgtttttttttttttttttagtgaacttctataagttaaaaatttACTATTTTATCAAATACTTAACTAAGCATAAAACCAATTTTGTTTCAAAGATAAACTTTAACTATTAGCTTTATATAATTTTGTCCAAATTTTAGCTCGTCATAtgctaaatatatttatatttattcgcTTATATTACCGGAACTCTCGATGTATAGTTTATATAGGTCCTTTGTAACCCACTTTTATAGTAATAATActtttttgcttttcaaaaaaaaaaataataataaataataataataaataataataaataaaaataataataataataataataataataataataataataataataataataataataatttcgtccATATACATCTTAAACGACTTTTACTCCCTAAAAGATACACAATTACTAATCATGATATATTTTGAAATAACGTACTGCAACAAATAATTAGTTATGAATGATTTTCACTGAAAAACATTGACAACTTTTAGTTGTTAAAAGAAGAAAGTAAATTTCCAAGCAAACTAAATTGAAACTAAATGAAtacttttttttaaaagacaaattcacACATACCattaacacgaatatttacaaCCACGAATATGTCCCAAGTAGGACTTGGTTGGAGGGCCACCACG
This genomic window from Rutidosis leptorrhynchoides isolate AG116_Rl617_1_P2 chromosome 2, CSIRO_AGI_Rlap_v1, whole genome shotgun sequence contains:
- the LOC139892551 gene encoding exocyst complex component EXO70B1, which codes for MATTVEGQDRVLATAQQIVKSLNINTKATEDMILILSSFDNRLSNITDLIDGGGEIDQQFTTAEKLILRQDSGDSSLTEISDYLQAVDTIISLTETLNIQSDCDSEVMDRAENALQLAMSKLEDEFLHILITNTVALDVDQLYGSIRRGSMSFAGSEIEIGDEFESYREDDDDGGSGYYHDRGLSLGGDVYVDLVQADAIKELKSIADRMIRSGYEKECCQVYSNVRRDVLDECLSILGVERLSIEEVQRIEWKILDEKMKKWIQAVKIVVKVLLYGEKRLCEQVFSESELIKEISFVETTKGCVMQLLNFGEAVAIGQRSSEKLFRILDMYDVVADVLSDFEMLFTDEAGELVCNEVKVVLSGLGEAAIGTFIEFENAVKGENSRRALPGGEIHPVTRYVMNYIKLLVDYSDSLNTLLPNSRDEDPNSKELDDIDSGDTMSPISCRLLSLITSLETNLEEKSRLYDDSALRYIFLMNNILYIVQKVKDSELRNLLGDRWIRKHRGQIRQWHTSYLRSAWGKALLCLKDDGIGGGSSSASKLVLKERFKNFNACFEEIYRVQSNWKVPDGQLREELRISISEKVLPAYRAFVGRFGSQLDSGRHAGKYVKYTPDDLESYLSDLFEGKPAVLNNIKRKGT